One window of Sinorhizobium numidicum genomic DNA carries:
- the secA gene encoding preprotein translocase subunit SecA, with product MVSLGGLARKLFGSANDRRVRGYKGRVDDINALEDEMKALGDEALAAKTAEFRQQLAEGKTLDDILVPAFAVVREAARRALGLRPFDVQLVGGMILHERAIAEMKTGEGKTLVATLPVYLNALAGKGVHVVTVNDYLAQRDAAMMGRIYGFLGMRTGVIVHGLTDEQRRDAYACDVTYATNNELGFDYLRDNMKYERSQMVQRGHFFAIVDEVDSILVDEARTPLIISGPLDDRSDLYNTINEFIPLLSPEDYEIDEKQRSANFSEDGTEKLENMLRQAGLLKGESLYDIENVAIVHHVNNALKAHKLFTRDKDYIVRNGEIVIIDEFTGRMMPGRRYSEGQHQALEAKEKVQIQPENQTLASITFQNYFRMYEKLAGMTGTASTEAEEFGNIYGLEVVEVPTNLPIKRIDEDDEVYRTAGEKYKAIIDEIKSAHERGQPMLVGTTSIEKSELLAEMLKKSGFSKFQVLNARYHEQEAFIVAQAGVPGAVTIATNMAGRGTDIQLGGNPDMRIQQELTETEPGPERDALEKAIRDEVQKLKEKALAAGGLYVLATERHESRRIDNQLRGRSGRQGDPGRSKFFLSLQDDLMRIFGSDRMDGMLQKLGLKEGEAIVHPWINKALERAQKKVEARNFDIRKNLLKYDDVLNDQRKVIFEQRIELMDAENVTDTVTDMRNEVIEEVVSKRIPERAYAEQWDVEGLKADVQQYLNLDLPIVEWAAEEGIAEDDILERITAAADKAAADRAERFGPDIMQYVERSVVLQTLDHLWREHIVNLDHLRSVIGFRGYAQRDPLQEYKSEAFEMFQALLGNLRQAVTAQLMRVELVREAAEAPQPLPPMEAHHIDPLTGEDDFAHAGASLLALAPTTRNPADPSTWGKVARNEPCPCGSGKKYKHCHGMYEA from the coding sequence ATGGTCAGTCTCGGCGGCCTTGCCCGCAAGTTGTTTGGTTCCGCCAATGATCGCCGCGTCCGCGGCTACAAGGGCCGGGTGGACGATATCAACGCTCTCGAAGACGAAATGAAGGCGCTCGGCGATGAGGCGCTGGCGGCAAAGACAGCAGAGTTTCGCCAGCAATTGGCCGAGGGCAAGACGCTCGACGATATCCTCGTTCCGGCTTTTGCCGTCGTCCGGGAAGCGGCCCGCCGGGCGCTCGGCTTACGTCCATTCGACGTCCAGCTCGTCGGCGGCATGATCCTGCACGAGCGCGCCATTGCCGAGATGAAGACCGGCGAAGGCAAGACGCTCGTCGCGACGCTTCCGGTCTACCTCAATGCGCTTGCCGGCAAGGGCGTGCATGTCGTGACCGTTAACGACTACCTGGCCCAGCGCGACGCGGCGATGATGGGCCGCATCTACGGCTTCCTCGGCATGCGCACCGGCGTCATCGTCCATGGCCTTACCGACGAGCAGCGCCGCGACGCCTATGCCTGCGACGTCACCTATGCGACGAACAACGAACTCGGCTTCGACTATCTGCGCGACAACATGAAGTACGAGCGTTCGCAGATGGTGCAGCGCGGTCACTTCTTCGCGATCGTCGACGAAGTGGATTCGATCCTGGTCGACGAGGCGCGAACGCCGCTGATCATCTCCGGCCCGCTCGACGACCGCTCCGATCTCTACAACACCATCAACGAGTTCATTCCGCTGCTGTCGCCGGAAGACTACGAGATCGACGAAAAGCAGCGCTCGGCCAACTTCTCCGAGGACGGCACCGAGAAGCTCGAGAACATGTTGCGGCAGGCAGGCCTGCTGAAAGGCGAGTCGCTCTATGACATCGAGAATGTCGCGATCGTTCACCACGTCAATAACGCGTTGAAGGCCCATAAGCTCTTCACGCGCGACAAGGACTACATCGTCCGCAATGGCGAGATCGTCATCATCGACGAATTCACCGGCCGCATGATGCCGGGCCGGCGCTACTCCGAAGGTCAGCACCAGGCTCTTGAGGCCAAGGAAAAGGTGCAGATCCAGCCCGAGAACCAGACGCTCGCCTCGATTACCTTCCAAAACTATTTCCGCATGTACGAGAAACTCGCGGGCATGACCGGCACCGCATCGACCGAAGCCGAGGAGTTCGGCAACATCTACGGGCTCGAGGTGGTCGAAGTGCCGACCAACCTGCCGATCAAGCGCATCGACGAGGACGATGAGGTCTATCGGACGGCCGGCGAGAAGTACAAGGCGATCATCGACGAGATCAAGTCGGCGCACGAGCGCGGTCAGCCGATGCTCGTCGGCACGACTTCGATCGAGAAGTCGGAACTGCTCGCCGAAATGTTGAAAAAGAGCGGCTTCTCCAAATTCCAGGTCCTGAACGCGCGTTATCACGAACAGGAAGCCTTTATCGTCGCCCAGGCCGGCGTGCCGGGCGCCGTCACGATCGCCACCAACATGGCCGGCCGCGGCACCGACATCCAGCTCGGCGGCAACCCGGACATGCGCATTCAGCAGGAACTGACGGAGACAGAGCCGGGGCCTGAGCGCGATGCACTTGAAAAGGCGATCCGCGACGAAGTGCAGAAGCTCAAGGAGAAGGCGCTCGCCGCCGGCGGCCTCTATGTGCTTGCCACCGAACGGCACGAAAGCCGCCGCATCGACAACCAGCTTCGCGGCCGCTCCGGCCGCCAGGGCGACCCCGGTCGCTCAAAGTTCTTCCTGTCGCTGCAGGACGACCTGATGCGCATCTTCGGCTCCGACCGCATGGACGGCATGCTGCAGAAGCTCGGCCTGAAAGAAGGCGAAGCGATCGTCCACCCCTGGATCAACAAGGCGCTCGAACGCGCGCAGAAGAAGGTCGAGGCGCGCAACTTCGACATTCGTAAGAATCTTCTGAAATATGACGATGTGCTGAACGATCAGCGCAAGGTCATCTTCGAGCAGCGCATCGAACTGATGGATGCGGAGAACGTCACCGATACGGTCACGGACATGCGCAACGAGGTGATCGAAGAGGTCGTCTCCAAGCGCATCCCGGAACGGGCCTATGCCGAGCAGTGGGACGTTGAGGGCCTGAAGGCGGACGTGCAGCAATACCTGAATCTCGACCTGCCGATCGTCGAATGGGCGGCCGAGGAAGGCATTGCCGAGGACGATATTCTCGAGCGCATCACCGCGGCCGCAGACAAGGCGGCCGCCGACCGCGCCGAGCGTTTCGGCCCCGACATCATGCAGTATGTGGAGCGTTCCGTCGTGCTGCAGACGCTTGATCATCTCTGGCGCGAGCACATCGTCAACCTCGACCATCTCCGTTCGGTGATCGGCTTCCGCGGCTATGCCCAGCGCGATCCGCTGCAGGAATACAAATCCGAAGCCTTCGAAATGTTCCAGGCCCTGCTCGGCAATCTCCGCCAGGCCGTGACAGCACAATTGATGCGCGTCGAACTGGTGCGCGAGGCTGCGGAGGCGCCGCAGCCTCTGCCGCCGATGGAAGCGCATCATATCGATCCGCTGACCGGCGAGGACGACTTCGCGCACGCCGGAGCGTCGCTGCTGGCCCTCGCGCCGACAACCCGCAATCCAGCCGACCCTTCGACCTGGGGCAAAGTCGCGCGCAACGAGCCCTGCCCCTGCGGCTCCGGCAAGAAATACAAACATTGCCACGGAATGTACGAAGCCTGA
- a CDS encoding peptidylprolyl isomerase — translation MSKYKTLAAAALVAIIAANGAARAEGTDPVIAKVGDQEIHQSELDLALSTLDPQLQQMPDEQKRAAALSSVIDVKLLVKDAEEEGLQNDAVFKQRVAFLTERELHNAFFKKHVVDSITKEEVKARYDKEVAAIPPQEEVKARHILVKTEDEAKEIIKELDAGKSFVELAKAKSSDPNKEAGGDLGYFTKGRMVPEFDTAVFALEKGAYTKTPVKTQFGFHVIVVEDKRPQAPPTLEQVEPQVRQLLMRDKYLALLTSAKKTTDVEISDPALKKAYDDASKAQETK, via the coding sequence ATGTCTAAATACAAGACCCTGGCGGCTGCCGCACTGGTCGCGATCATCGCAGCAAACGGTGCCGCACGCGCCGAGGGGACAGATCCCGTGATCGCGAAAGTTGGCGACCAGGAGATACACCAGTCGGAGCTTGACCTTGCGCTCAGCACCCTCGACCCGCAGCTCCAGCAGATGCCGGACGAGCAGAAGCGCGCTGCCGCTCTTTCGTCGGTCATCGACGTCAAGCTCCTGGTGAAGGACGCCGAAGAGGAAGGGCTGCAGAATGACGCGGTCTTCAAGCAACGCGTTGCCTTCCTGACCGAGCGCGAGCTTCACAATGCCTTCTTCAAGAAACACGTCGTCGACTCGATTACAAAGGAAGAGGTGAAGGCGCGCTACGACAAGGAAGTCGCTGCCATCCCGCCACAGGAAGAGGTGAAGGCCCGCCATATCCTCGTCAAGACCGAGGACGAGGCGAAGGAGATCATTAAGGAGCTGGACGCGGGCAAGAGTTTCGTCGAACTCGCCAAGGCCAAGTCCTCGGATCCCAACAAGGAGGCCGGCGGTGATCTCGGCTATTTCACCAAGGGCCGTATGGTGCCGGAATTCGACACGGCGGTCTTCGCCCTGGAAAAGGGCGCCTATACGAAGACTCCCGTCAAGACCCAGTTCGGTTTCCATGTGATCGTTGTCGAAGACAAGCGCCCGCAGGCTCCGCCGACACTCGAGCAGGTCGAGCCGCAGGTTCGTCAGCTTCTCATGCGCGACAAATACCTTGCGCTTCTGACTTCCGCGAAGAAGACGACCGATGTCGAAATCTCCGATCCGGCGCTTAAGAAGGCCTACGACGACGCCAGCAAGGCGCAGGAAACAAAGTAA
- a CDS encoding GNAT family N-acetyltransferase: protein MIGNPHLPGDASGRASRLLGGLAQPGFDQSLAEQTFMVGRPGRHLAIYPAKAGYSLQRELDFLSNRAIEPNVFFTGRFLAPAMPRLEDRVIRLAVIRDNGERSSRIRFLMPFSIEKPGFSIGATIIRAWSNPFGPLGVPLLDAEDAAETISNLYEALAAPSSGLPPILVLPDVRLKGKFAQLARAVAIGENLPLTVTDTFSRPMLESLLDGPTYLREAISPPHLKELRRQWNNLGKQGRLIYSVARQPEEIRLRMEEFLALEASGWKGRERSAMIMDRFRAAFAREAITNLAEADSVRIHSLNLDGKAIAAMVVFLMAGEAFTWKTAYDERYAKYSPGKLLLAELTEWHLDDANIARSDSCAVPDHPIMARLWQEREEMGTLVIGLQQNRDRDVRQVAAQLHLYRNTRNMARLLREKIRALAGR from the coding sequence ATGATCGGCAACCCCCATCTTCCTGGAGACGCAAGCGGCAGGGCGAGCCGGCTGCTCGGCGGTCTGGCGCAACCCGGCTTCGATCAGTCGCTGGCCGAACAGACGTTCATGGTCGGGCGGCCCGGACGACACCTCGCGATCTATCCGGCCAAGGCTGGCTACAGCCTGCAGCGGGAACTCGACTTTCTCTCCAATCGCGCGATTGAGCCGAACGTCTTCTTCACCGGCCGCTTCCTCGCTCCGGCCATGCCGCGGCTCGAAGACAGGGTCATCCGGCTCGCCGTCATCCGCGACAACGGCGAGCGCAGCAGCCGGATCCGCTTCCTGATGCCGTTCTCGATCGAGAAACCGGGCTTCTCGATCGGCGCGACCATTATTCGCGCCTGGTCGAATCCGTTTGGGCCGCTGGGTGTGCCGCTTCTCGATGCGGAGGATGCGGCCGAAACGATCAGCAACCTTTATGAAGCACTTGCAGCGCCCTCCTCCGGTCTGCCGCCGATCCTCGTGCTTCCGGACGTGAGGCTCAAAGGCAAGTTCGCGCAACTGGCCCGCGCCGTGGCGATCGGCGAAAACCTGCCGCTGACGGTGACCGATACCTTCAGCCGACCGATGCTCGAAAGCCTGCTCGACGGGCCGACCTATTTGCGCGAGGCAATCAGCCCCCCGCATCTGAAAGAACTGAGACGCCAGTGGAACAATCTCGGGAAACAGGGAAGGCTGATCTACAGCGTCGCGCGCCAGCCTGAGGAAATCCGGCTGCGAATGGAGGAGTTCCTGGCGCTCGAGGCATCCGGCTGGAAGGGGCGCGAGCGCAGCGCCATGATCATGGACCGCTTCCGGGCCGCTTTCGCCAGAGAGGCGATCACCAATCTCGCTGAAGCGGACAGCGTGCGCATCCACAGCCTCAACCTCGACGGCAAGGCGATCGCGGCCATGGTCGTCTTCCTGATGGCCGGCGAGGCCTTCACGTGGAAAACGGCGTATGACGAGCGATATGCGAAATATTCGCCAGGCAAGCTGTTGCTGGCGGAGCTGACCGAGTGGCACCTCGATGACGCCAACATCGCCCGTTCCGACTCCTGCGCGGTGCCAGACCATCCGATCATGGCCCGCTTATGGCAGGAGCGCGAGGAGATGGGCACGCTCGTCATCGGTCTGCAGCAGAACCGCGACCGCGACGTACGCCAGGTCGCGGCGCAGCTTCACCTTTATCGCAACACCCGCAATATGGCTCGCCTGCTGCGCGAAAAGATCCGGGCGCTGGCCGGCCGCTGA
- a CDS encoding lipopolysaccharide biosynthesis protein yields the protein MLPSALRHRLSHLLRPLVPVLAGSDPRSRAQRMALITFVIRILSAAIAFVSQIVLARLMGEFEYGVFIFVWVLAVLFGNLSCLGLHAAVIRFLPEYHTASALAEIRGLTATIRIFALLSATALAIAGAAGLWLFGRAIESYYVVPLYLALFTLPMIALGDVMEGTARAHSWPIAAMSPTYILRPLLILAFMVLAVVAGLPHDATTAMIAALAATYVTTLGQFLAMAWRLGRHYVRGPMKIELGRWLRVSVPIFLVDGFGFLLTNSDVVIVGLYLKPDDVAIYFAAAKTMALVHFVMFAVKAAAGPRFSAAMAARDLHQLAEIAIESARWSFWPSLAVGGAVLLAGPFLLSLFGPAFTSGVPLMAILFAGILAKALVGPVETLLTMAGRQKLCMVLYAGALAANILLNVTLIPLFGLTGAAAATAGAMFVEAAILHLAVRRTFGFTLLAFAGARSSNHKNEAIQP from the coding sequence ATGCTGCCGTCGGCGCTGAGGCACCGCCTATCCCATTTGCTCCGCCCGCTCGTGCCGGTTCTCGCCGGCTCCGACCCGAGGAGTCGTGCGCAGCGGATGGCCCTGATCACCTTTGTGATCCGCATTCTGAGCGCGGCCATCGCCTTCGTTTCGCAGATCGTTCTCGCCCGGCTGATGGGAGAGTTCGAATATGGCGTCTTCATCTTCGTCTGGGTGCTGGCGGTCCTGTTCGGCAATCTTTCCTGCCTCGGCCTCCACGCCGCGGTGATCCGGTTCCTGCCGGAATATCATACGGCATCCGCACTGGCCGAGATCCGCGGGCTGACAGCGACCATCCGCATTTTCGCGCTTCTTTCCGCAACCGCGCTGGCCATAGCCGGAGCGGCCGGCCTCTGGCTCTTCGGGCGTGCGATCGAAAGCTACTACGTCGTTCCGCTCTATCTCGCCCTGTTCACCCTGCCGATGATCGCGCTCGGCGACGTCATGGAGGGCACGGCGCGCGCGCACAGCTGGCCGATTGCGGCGATGAGCCCGACCTACATCCTGCGGCCGCTGCTCATTCTCGCCTTCATGGTTCTGGCGGTGGTCGCGGGGCTGCCGCACGACGCGACGACCGCCATGATCGCCGCGCTGGCGGCCACCTATGTGACCACGCTCGGACAATTCCTCGCCATGGCGTGGCGACTTGGCAGGCACTACGTTCGCGGCCCGATGAAGATTGAACTCGGCCGTTGGCTGCGCGTCTCCGTTCCCATCTTTCTCGTCGACGGCTTCGGCTTCCTGCTGACCAATTCCGATGTCGTGATCGTCGGCCTCTATCTCAAGCCTGACGACGTGGCGATCTACTTTGCGGCGGCAAAGACCATGGCCCTCGTCCATTTCGTCATGTTTGCCGTGAAGGCCGCGGCGGGGCCGCGCTTTTCCGCGGCGATGGCCGCTCGTGATCTTCATCAACTGGCGGAAATCGCGATCGAGAGCGCGCGCTGGTCCTTCTGGCCCTCACTTGCGGTGGGCGGTGCCGTATTGCTGGCCGGACCTTTCCTTCTTTCGCTGTTCGGTCCTGCCTTCACCTCCGGTGTACCTTTGATGGCGATCCTTTTCGCCGGGATTCTCGCAAAGGCCTTGGTCGGTCCCGTCGAAACGCTGCTCACCATGGCCGGGCGGCAGAAGCTTTGCATGGTCCTCTATGCGGGCGCACTCGCCGCCAACATCCTTCTGAACGTGACGCTCATTCCGCTTTTCGGCCTGACGGGTGCGGCCGCTGCGACGGCCGGTGCGATGTTCGTAGAAGCGGCAATCTTACATCTCGCGGTACGCCGCACTTTCGGCTTTACGCTTCTGGCTTTCGCCGGGGCGAGAAGCAGCAATCACAAGAACGAGGCGATCCAGCCATGA
- the argJ gene encoding bifunctional glutamate N-acetyltransferase/amino-acid acetyltransferase ArgJ, whose amino-acid sequence MSGSVSPLAPKTFAEMPALRGVRMATAAAGIKYKNRTDVLLMVFDQPASVAGVFTRSKCPSAPVDFCRRNLPGGVARAVVVNSGNANAFTGKKGREATELTAKSAAKAVGCSEGEIFLASTGVIGEPLDATKFAGVLDGLAVSATEDVWFDAAKAIMTTDTYPKVATRSAEIGGVKVTVNGIAKGAGMIAPDMATMLSFVVTDADIAPAPLQALLSGGVGPTFNSVTVDSDTSTSDTLMLFATGAAAKDGQPRIEDAADPRLEAFRVALHDLLRDLALQVVRDGEGARKMVEVTVEGAENDAAAKRIALSIANSPLVKTAVAGEDANWGRVVMAVGKSGEMAERDRLAIWFGDVRVAVEGERDPAYSEAAASAVMKGENIPVRVDIGLGSGRATVYTCDLTKEYVEINGDYRS is encoded by the coding sequence ATGTCCGGTTCCGTTTCTCCGCTTGCTCCGAAAACCTTTGCAGAAATGCCGGCCCTTCGCGGCGTGCGCATGGCCACCGCCGCCGCCGGAATCAAGTACAAGAACCGCACCGACGTGCTGTTGATGGTCTTCGACCAACCGGCTTCGGTTGCCGGTGTGTTCACGCGATCGAAGTGCCCGTCCGCGCCGGTCGACTTCTGCCGCAGAAATCTGCCCGGCGGCGTTGCGCGCGCCGTCGTCGTCAATTCCGGCAACGCCAACGCATTCACCGGCAAGAAGGGGAGAGAGGCGACCGAGCTTACTGCGAAATCCGCGGCCAAGGCGGTCGGCTGCAGCGAAGGCGAAATCTTTCTGGCATCTACCGGCGTGATCGGCGAGCCACTGGACGCCACCAAGTTCGCGGGCGTGCTCGACGGCCTTGCCGTATCTGCCACCGAGGACGTCTGGTTCGACGCGGCGAAAGCGATCATGACTACGGATACCTATCCGAAGGTTGCGACCCGCAGCGCCGAGATCGGCGGCGTCAAGGTCACCGTCAACGGGATTGCCAAGGGCGCAGGCATGATCGCGCCGGATATGGCAACCATGCTCTCCTTCGTGGTGACCGATGCGGATATCGCGCCAGCACCGCTACAGGCGCTGCTTTCGGGTGGTGTCGGCCCAACCTTCAATTCGGTGACGGTCGACAGCGACACCTCCACCTCCGACACGCTGATGCTGTTCGCGACGGGTGCTGCGGCAAAGGACGGCCAACCAAGGATCGAGGATGCCGCCGATCCGCGCCTCGAAGCGTTCCGAGTGGCGCTCCATGATCTGCTCCGCGACCTGGCGCTCCAGGTCGTGCGCGACGGCGAGGGTGCGCGCAAGATGGTGGAAGTGACCGTCGAGGGTGCGGAGAATGATGCCGCCGCCAAGCGCATCGCGCTCTCGATCGCCAATTCGCCGCTCGTCAAGACGGCGGTCGCCGGCGAGGACGCAAATTGGGGCCGCGTGGTCATGGCCGTCGGCAAGTCCGGTGAGATGGCCGAACGCGACAGGCTGGCGATCTGGTTCGGCGATGTGCGCGTCGCCGTGGAGGGCGAACGCGATCCGGCCTACTCGGAAGCGGCGGCGAGCGCTGTCATGAAAGGCGAGAACATTCCGGTCCGCGTCGATATCGGCCTCGGCTCGGGCCGGGCGACGGTCTATACCTGCGATCTGACGAAGGAATATGTCGAGATCAACGGCGACTATCGAAGCTGA